A DNA window from Anastrepha ludens isolate Willacy chromosome 6, idAnaLude1.1, whole genome shotgun sequence contains the following coding sequences:
- the LOC128867402 gene encoding diptericin-D-like: protein MMFAKFLLSMCILSVALAYPYGGEQQEAQLGIWQDDALALSEPSEQFESQRFARQLNVQGGGSPGKGIDLSIDTRIPVWQSHNGRHSFDATGQYSQHLGGPYGNSRPNWGAGGMYTFRF from the exons ATGATGTTTGCAAAATTCTTACTTTCAATGTGCATTTTAAGCGTTGCTCTGGCGTATCCCTATGGCGGAGAGCAGCAGGAAGCACAGCTGGGCATATGGCAAGAT GACGCGCTGGCTTTGTCTGAACCGTCGGAGCAGTTTGAGTCGCAGCGCTTTGCTCGCCAACTGAATGTTCAGGGCGGCGGTAGTCCTGGCAAAGGCATTGATTTGAGCATCGACACGCGCATTCCTGTATGGCAGAGCCACAATGGGCGACACTCGTTCGATGCGACCGGCCAATATTCCCAGCATTTGGGTGGACCCTATGGAAATAGTCGCCCGAATTGGGGAGCGGGTGGCATGTACACTTTTAGGTTTTAA
- the LOC128867541 gene encoding diptericin A-like, producing the protein MSAALFVLLCALSMVVAYPNPRMENQQQELSPLDITMPYKENYALEQAEVQRVKRQLNIQGGGSPGKGLDLSVGARVPVWQSDSGRHSFDATGQYAQHLGGPYGNSPPNWGLGGVYTFRF; encoded by the exons ATGTCCGCTGCATTATTTGTACTGTTATGCGCACTCAGTATGGTTGTGGCATATCCCAACCCAAGAATGGAAAATCAACAACAAGAGCTGAGTCCTTTGGATATTACC ATGCCCTATAAAGAAAACTATGCATTGGAGCAGGCCGAGGTGCAGCGAGTGAAGCGCCAGTTAAATATCCAGGGAGGTGGCAGTCCAGGCAAAGGTCTTGATTTGAGTGTCGGTGCGCGTGTCCCAGTTTGGCAGAGTGACAGTGGACGTCATTCCTTCGATGCAACAGGCCAATATGCTCAACATCTGGGTGGACCCTATGGAAATAGTCCACCGAATTGGGGTCTTGGTGGAGTTTATActtttagattttaa